In a genomic window of Rhopalosiphum maidis isolate BTI-1 chromosome 4, ASM367621v3, whole genome shotgun sequence:
- the LOC113561340 gene encoding complement component 1 Q subcomponent-binding protein, mitochondrial — MNTLIRSLRSSLIISNVVVNNFTRNISMAPVYRSMWFATKKVDQIRPFNVRLAHSSVEKELQQFLDNEIKSEEQTSDKTNLPKTFEGFKVSADGAEVELTKETSDETIAIKFNINHSVTEEETEGVDKVALRSKPDFEIDVTRGDVILGFNCSYANNFDNTELDEANDEVFHIDEVTIYENKYSDNKYALAGDTLDADLYDLLKTFLAEKGISNTFIENISDLSTQYEQKVYIKFLNDLRKFF, encoded by the exons atGAATACTTTAATCAGATCGTTAAGATCTTCCCTGATAATTTCCAACGTGGTCGTTAATAACTTTACCAGAAATATATCAATGGCACCTGTCTATCGATCAATGTGGTTTGCAACAAAAAAAGTAGACCAAATACGACCTTTCAACGTACGGCTTGCTCACTCATCAG ttgAAAAAGAATTACAACAGTTCTTggacaatgaaataaaaagtgAAGAACAGACGTCcgacaaaacaaatttacctAAAACATTTGAAGGATTCAAAGTATCAGCTGATGGCGCAGAAGTTGAACTGACAAAGGAAACTTCAGATGAAAC AATTgccataaaatttaacataaatcacTCTGTAACAGAAGAAGAAACTGAAGGAGTAGATAAAGTTGCATTAAGATCTAAGCCAGATTTTGAAATAGATGTAACTCGAGGTGATGTTATTCTTGGCTTCAATTGCTCATATGCAAACAACTTTGATAACACAGAATTAGATGAAGCAAATG aTGAAGTATTTCACATTGATGAAGTTACTatatatgaaaacaaatactCAGACAATAAATATGCCTTAGCTGGAGATACATTGGATGCT gACCTCTATGATTTATTGAAGACGTTCTTAGCAGAAAAAGGTATATCCAacacatttattgaaaatatttctgattTAAGTACACAGTATGAACAAAAAGTAtacatcaaatttttaaatgatttaaggaaatttttttag